The following are encoded in a window of Desulfonatronum thiodismutans genomic DNA:
- a CDS encoding ATP-binding protein, with protein sequence MDRLYEKHIVGDLKKKMVFLTGPRQVGKTWLAKRIAGAVPDSVYLNYDSAGDREIIRNEAWLGKTRLLVLDELHKMKGWKNYLKGVYDTKPEQMMILVTGSARLEALRQAGDSLAGRFFRHRMMPFSPAELTRVKASLDFPKLLEQGGFPEPYLASDEADANRWRMQYVDGLIRTDILDFEKIQDFKAIQLVLDLLRSRTGSPISYSSIAEDVQIAPNTVKKYIHILESLYIVFRVTPFSKNIARSILKEPKIYFYDTGLVQGDEGARFENMTAVCLLKHVHGLTDILGQPWALHYLRTKDGAEVDFCLIRDKTPELMIEVKRSDAKPARNLVNFHKKYAIPGIQLVLHLKREKQAQGIDIRAAQEYLCSLFI encoded by the coding sequence ATGGATCGTTTGTATGAAAAGCATATTGTCGGCGACCTGAAGAAAAAGATGGTCTTTTTGACCGGTCCGCGGCAAGTGGGCAAGACATGGTTGGCAAAGCGCATTGCCGGTGCTGTCCCGGATAGCGTGTACCTGAACTACGACAGCGCTGGAGACAGGGAAATAATCAGGAACGAAGCCTGGCTCGGCAAGACCAGGCTGTTGGTCCTGGATGAACTGCACAAGATGAAGGGCTGGAAAAATTATCTCAAAGGCGTCTATGACACAAAACCCGAGCAGATGATGATCCTGGTGACCGGCAGCGCCAGGCTCGAAGCCCTGCGTCAGGCCGGTGACTCCCTGGCCGGAAGATTTTTCAGGCATCGAATGATGCCCTTTAGCCCGGCGGAACTGACCAGGGTCAAGGCCTCATTGGATTTTCCGAAACTGCTCGAACAGGGAGGCTTTCCCGAACCCTACCTGGCCTCGGACGAGGCCGATGCCAACAGGTGGCGGATGCAATATGTTGATGGCCTGATCCGGACCGATATTCTTGATTTTGAAAAAATCCAGGACTTCAAAGCCATTCAACTCGTCCTCGACCTCTTGCGCTCCAGGACTGGTTCGCCCATTTCCTACTCTTCCATAGCTGAGGACGTCCAAATTGCGCCGAACACCGTCAAAAAATACATCCATATCCTGGAATCCCTGTACATTGTCTTTCGCGTAACGCCGTTTTCCAAAAACATTGCCCGGTCCATTCTCAAGGAGCCCAAAATCTATTTCTACGACACTGGACTCGTCCAAGGTGATGAAGGAGCCCGTTTTGAAAACATGACGGCAGTTTGCCTCTTGAAGCATGTTCATGGGCTGACTGACATTCTTGGTCAGCCCTGGGCGTTGCATTACCTCCGCACCAAGGATGGCGCGGAGGTGGACTTTTGTCTTATCAGGGACAAGACGCCGGAATTGATGATCGAAGTGAAGCGCTCTGACGCGAAACCAGCGCGCAATCTCGTCAATTTTCACAAAAAATACGCCATTCCCGGGATACAACTCGTACTGCACCTGAAACGGGAAAAACAGGCGCAAGGCATCGATATCCGCGCGGCTCAGGAGTATCTCTGCTCCTTGTTCATCTAG